The region GGCATGGCGCAGATCGACAGCGGCAGCGGCCCGGTCGCGCTCGACGACGCCTCCGTCGGCAAGGCGATCGAGGGGGCCCAGGTCGCCGGCGAGGGCAACGACCTGAAGCTGGACCTCAAGTCGGTCTACGGCTCCACCGCGGCCGGCCAGTACCCGCTGATCCTGGCGACCTACGAGATCGTCTGCTCGAAGGGCTACGACGCCCCGACCGCCAAGGCGGTCAAGGCGTTCCTCACCACGGCCGCCACCGACGGCCAGGCGAACCTGCCCGACGCCGGCTACGCCAAGCTGCCGGCCTCCTTCCAGCAGAAGCTGACCACGGCGATCGACGCCATCGCGGCGCCGAGCGCCTGAGACCAGTCCCACCCCGTCCGATCCTCTTCGGATCGGGCACCACCCGGCACAATCCATGGAGGCTCACGTGAGCGCCCAGCCGCTGACAACGGGCGGAACGCCCCCGACCCGCTGCATCGCGCAGTGTCGCCTCCCGTGAGCGATCCGACCACGACGGTGGGCCCCGCCGGCACCGGTGACCCCGGTGACCGGTGGGGCTCCGCCCTCGTGGACACAGCCGTCGTCCCGGAGGCCGGCATCGCCACTCCCGATCCCGCCACTCCTCCCGGGGAGGCCCCGGGCCGGACGTTCGTGCAGCGCGGGGACCGCATCTTCCGCGGCCTCGCCACCGGGTCCGGCGTCTTCATCGTGGCGCTGGTCGCCGCGATCGCGGTGTTCCTGCTGGTCCAGGCCGTTCCCGCGGTCCTGGCCGACCAGGGCGACTTCCTCACCGGCCGCACGTTCGACGCCGGGGACCCGAAGAACCTGAACTTCGGCATCCTGGACCTGCTGCTCGTCACCGTCGAGGTGTCGCTGTTCGCGCTCGTCCTGGCCATGCCGGTGGGGCTGGGGATCGCCCTGTTCCTCACGCAGTACGCCCCGCGGTCGGTCGCCCGGCCGTTCGGCTACCTGATCGACCTGCTCGCGGCCGTCCCGTCGATCATCTTCGGGCTCTGGGGCCTGTTCGTGCTGGCGCCGGTGCTCCAGCCGTTCGCGCTCGCACTGCAGGATACCCTGGGCTGGTTCTTCCTCTTCTCCCCCGGCAACGTGCAGATCGCCGGCGCGACCGTCTTCACCGCCGGCATCGTGCTGGCGGTGATGATCCTGCCGATCATCACCGCGATCTCCCGCGAGGTGTTCGAGCGGACCCCGCGAGCCCACATCGAGGCCGCCCTGGCCCTCGGCGCGACCAAGTGGGAGGTCGTGCGGATGACGGTCTGGCCCTTCGGCAAGGCGGGCTACGTCAGCGCCGCGATGCTCGGCCTGGGCCGCGCGCTCGGCGAGACCATCGCCCTGACGATCATCCTCGCGGCGACGCCGCTGTTCTTCACCGGCAGCCTGTTCGACGGCGGCGCCACCTTCGCCTCGAAGATCGCCCTGTCGTTCGCCGAGCTGAACAACAACCTCTCCGCCGGCGCGTTCATCGCCGCGGGCCTGGTCCTGTTCGTGCTCACGTTCATCGTCAACGCGGCGGCCCGGTGGGTCGTCTCCCGGTCCGGAGCCAAGGCATGACGATCACCGAGCGGGAACTGCAGCGGCCGGCGACGGCGCCCGCGTTCATCGGCATCAGCGGCGGCCGGCGCTTCCGCAACGGCCTCGCGACCGGGGCCGTCACGCTCGCCTTCCTGATCGCCCTGGTCCCGCTGGTGTGGGTGATCGGCACGGTGATCGTCGAGGGCATCGCCTCGGTGCTGAACTCGGCGTGGTGGAGCCAGTCCCTCAACGGGCTGCTGGCCCGGCAGGTGGGCGGCGGCGCCTACCACGCGATCGTCGGCACCCTGTTCCAAGGCCTCGTCTGCGCCGTCATCGCGACGCCGATCGGGGTCATGGTCGCGATCTACCTGGTGGAGTACGGCGGCCGGACCCGGCTGGCCCGTGCCGTCACGTTCATGGTCGACATCCTGACCGGCGTGCCGTCGATCGTTGCGGCGCTGTTCATCTACGCCGTGTGGATCTCGATCCTCGGCCTCGGCCGCAGCGCGTTCGCGGTGTCGCTCGCCCTGGTGCTGCTGATGCTGCCGGTCGTCGTGCGCTCCACCGAGGAGATGCTGCGGATCGTCCCCGACGACCTGCGCGAGGCCTCGTACGCCCTCGGCGTCCCGAAGTGGAAGACGATCACCAAGGTCGTCATCCCCACGGCGCTGTCCGGCATGCTCACCGGCATCGTGCTGGCGCTGGCCCGGGTCATGGGCGAAACCGCGCCGGTGCTGATCCTGGTGGCGTACGCGCCCTTCATCAACTTCAACATCTTCGAGGG is a window of Pseudonocardia sp. T1-2H DNA encoding:
- the pstC gene encoding phosphate ABC transporter permease subunit PstC, which gives rise to MQRGDRIFRGLATGSGVFIVALVAAIAVFLLVQAVPAVLADQGDFLTGRTFDAGDPKNLNFGILDLLLVTVEVSLFALVLAMPVGLGIALFLTQYAPRSVARPFGYLIDLLAAVPSIIFGLWGLFVLAPVLQPFALALQDTLGWFFLFSPGNVQIAGATVFTAGIVLAVMILPIITAISREVFERTPRAHIEAALALGATKWEVVRMTVWPFGKAGYVSAAMLGLGRALGETIALTIILAATPLFFTGSLFDGGATFASKIALSFAELNNNLSAGAFIAAGLVLFVLTFIVNAAARWVVSRSGAKA
- the pstA gene encoding phosphate ABC transporter permease PstA is translated as MTITERELQRPATAPAFIGISGGRRFRNGLATGAVTLAFLIALVPLVWVIGTVIVEGIASVLNSAWWSQSLNGLLARQVGGGAYHAIVGTLFQGLVCAVIATPIGVMVAIYLVEYGGRTRLARAVTFMVDILTGVPSIVAALFIYAVWISILGLGRSAFAVSLALVLLMLPVVVRSTEEMLRIVPDDLREASYALGVPKWKTITKVVIPTALSGMLTGIVLALARVMGETAPVLILVAYAPFINFNIFEGNMASLPLMMAVERSNPTDAGADRLWGAAVTLILIITIFQILAAVLAKATAPKTK